In Streptomyces chartreusis NRRL 3882, the following are encoded in one genomic region:
- a CDS encoding NUDIX domain-containing protein, with protein sequence MEQRQAIVAVLRRGDRVLAIRRGPAVARPGYWQPLSGRLEPGETQEQAVVREVREEVGLTVAPLAKVWESETDDHRFRLHWWTARADTGEVVPDPDEVAETRWVTPEEFLALDPVFDGDREFFERILPEL encoded by the coding sequence GTGGAACAGCGCCAGGCGATCGTCGCCGTACTGCGGCGCGGGGACCGCGTCCTCGCGATCCGGCGGGGCCCGGCGGTCGCCCGTCCCGGCTACTGGCAGCCGCTGAGCGGCAGGCTCGAACCGGGCGAGACCCAGGAGCAGGCGGTCGTCCGGGAGGTCCGGGAGGAGGTCGGCCTCACCGTCGCGCCGCTGGCGAAGGTGTGGGAGTCGGAGACCGACGACCACCGCTTCCGCCTCCACTGGTGGACCGCCCGCGCGGACACGGGGGAGGTCGTCCCCGACCCGGACGAGGTCGCCGAGACCCGCTGGGTCACGCCGGAGGAGTTCCTCGCCCTGGACCCGGTCTTCGACGGCGACCGCGAGTTCTTCGAGCGGATCCTGCCGGAGCTGTGA
- a CDS encoding serine/threonine-protein kinase, translating into MNMAMMRLRREDPRVVGSFRLHRRLGAGGMGVVYLGSDKKGQRVALKVIRPDLAEDQEFRSRFAREVSAARRIRGGCTARLVAADLDADRPWFATQYVPGPSLHDKVAAEGPLGAADVAAVGAALSEGLVAVHEAGVVHRDLKPSNILLSPKGPRIIDFGIAWATGASTLTHVGTAVGSPGFLAPEQVRGAAVTPATDVFSLGATLAYASMGDSPFGHGSSEVMLYRVVHEEPQLHGVPDALAPLVRACLAKDPEERPSTLQLSMRLKEIAAREAQDVAGVRPPAPRGADADRPIDTYPERGRRPQGQQGAGASGAQRGRGTPPPRRSSGPGDGGPSTGGPASQNGAGARGGARAVGGGSRSTGSGNRGRNPVRGSGASRGGAPSRSGARPTPTGRNGTRSGSSGRPAPHSGTGRPASRNTGTGLRPANPRLLRQRLFVFVVVTLLVAVGIALVQGCQGSARGLGGEGGGVRQEHAQRGFAP; encoded by the coding sequence ATGAACATGGCGATGATGCGCCTGAGGCGCGAGGACCCGCGCGTCGTCGGCTCGTTCAGGCTTCACAGACGGCTCGGCGCGGGCGGGATGGGCGTGGTCTACCTGGGCTCCGACAAGAAGGGGCAGCGGGTCGCGCTCAAGGTCATCCGGCCTGACCTGGCGGAGGACCAGGAGTTCCGCTCGCGGTTCGCCCGGGAGGTCTCGGCGGCACGGCGGATCCGCGGCGGGTGCACGGCACGGCTCGTGGCCGCCGACCTCGACGCGGACCGGCCCTGGTTCGCCACGCAGTACGTGCCCGGCCCCTCCCTGCACGACAAGGTCGCCGCCGAGGGGCCGCTCGGCGCGGCCGACGTGGCCGCGGTCGGCGCCGCCCTGTCGGAGGGCCTGGTCGCCGTGCACGAGGCCGGGGTCGTGCACCGGGACCTGAAGCCGTCCAACATCCTGCTGTCCCCGAAGGGGCCGCGGATCATCGACTTCGGCATCGCCTGGGCCACCGGCGCCTCGACGCTCACCCACGTCGGTACGGCGGTCGGCTCGCCTGGCTTCCTCGCGCCGGAGCAGGTGCGCGGGGCCGCCGTCACACCGGCCACGGACGTGTTCTCGCTCGGTGCCACGCTCGCGTACGCCTCCATGGGCGACTCGCCCTTCGGGCACGGCAGTTCCGAGGTGATGCTGTACCGGGTCGTGCACGAGGAACCGCAGCTGCACGGCGTACCCGACGCACTGGCTCCGCTCGTCCGGGCGTGCCTGGCGAAGGACCCCGAGGAGCGGCCCAGCACGCTCCAACTGTCCATGCGGCTCAAGGAGATCGCGGCCCGCGAGGCACAGGACGTCGCCGGCGTCCGGCCGCCCGCGCCCCGCGGTGCCGATGCGGACCGGCCCATCGACACCTACCCCGAGCGTGGCCGGCGTCCGCAGGGACAGCAGGGTGCGGGGGCGTCCGGGGCGCAGCGGGGCCGGGGGACTCCCCCGCCGCGGCGCTCCTCCGGGCCCGGGGACGGCGGTCCGTCGACGGGCGGTCCGGCTTCCCAGAACGGAGCCGGCGCGCGGGGCGGAGCCCGGGCGGTGGGCGGCGGAAGCCGGTCGACGGGCAGCGGGAACCGCGGCAGGAATCCGGTGCGCGGCTCCGGCGCCTCACGCGGCGGCGCCCCGTCGCGGTCCGGAGCACGGCCGACACCCACCGGGCGCAACGGGACCCGGTCGGGCAGCTCCGGCCGTCCCGCCCCGCACAGCGGCACCGGGCGTCCGGCGTCCAGGAACACCGGGACCGGGCTGCGGCCCGCCAATCCCCGGTTGCTGCGGCAGCGGCTGTTCGTGTTCGTCGTGGTGACGCTGCTGGTGGCGGTCGGCATCGCCCTGGTGCAGGGCTGCCAGGGCTCGGCGCGGGGACTCGGCGGCGAAGGGGGCGGGGTCCGGCAGGAGCACGCGCAGCGGGGCTTCGCACCGTAG
- a CDS encoding phosphotransferase family protein, with protein sequence MNSAPALLIQQLTAKARATAHARSPACPCGAATLADHPDGIVVRHADTVAKAHPEEADPRELTTRLTLATRHPGILLPPLAPAPADLHGRLVTFWPYGTPVDPKTPDAAPWEAAATLLARLHRTPAPPETPTMRGPAKAAHAIARLRDAGPHPAAPPVLRAWGTLPAWARAEAPMPHTGTLCHGDLHLGQLVRHPAPEGPWLLIDVDDLGVGVPAWDLARPAAWYACGLLPPGEWARFLAAYRAEGGPAVPADGDPWPTLDVPARALTVQTAARAVAKAVAADRPLDEVEQSVVDACDRMATVPPQLTQEHAK encoded by the coding sequence GTGAACTCCGCCCCCGCCCTGCTCATACAGCAGCTCACCGCCAAGGCCCGAGCCACCGCTCACGCACGCTCCCCGGCTTGCCCCTGCGGCGCAGCCACCCTCGCGGACCACCCCGACGGCATCGTCGTACGGCACGCGGACACCGTCGCGAAGGCCCACCCCGAAGAGGCCGACCCCAGGGAACTGACCACCCGTCTCACCCTCGCCACCCGCCACCCCGGCATCCTCCTGCCCCCACTCGCCCCGGCCCCGGCCGACCTGCACGGCCGCCTCGTGACGTTCTGGCCGTACGGGACCCCGGTCGACCCGAAAACCCCCGACGCCGCCCCCTGGGAGGCCGCCGCCACCCTCCTCGCCCGACTGCACCGCACCCCGGCCCCGCCGGAGACGCCCACCATGCGAGGCCCCGCCAAGGCGGCCCACGCCATCGCCCGGCTCCGGGACGCCGGCCCGCACCCCGCCGCGCCCCCCGTCCTGCGCGCCTGGGGCACCCTCCCCGCCTGGGCCCGGGCCGAGGCCCCGATGCCGCATACCGGCACCTTGTGCCACGGCGACCTCCACCTCGGCCAGCTCGTACGCCATCCCGCCCCCGAAGGCCCCTGGCTGCTGATCGACGTGGACGACCTCGGTGTCGGTGTCCCGGCCTGGGATCTCGCCCGCCCCGCCGCCTGGTACGCCTGCGGACTGCTCCCGCCCGGCGAATGGGCCCGGTTCCTGGCGGCCTACCGCGCCGAGGGCGGCCCCGCAGTCCCGGCCGACGGCGATCCCTGGCCCACCCTGGACGTCCCCGCCCGCGCCCTCACCGTGCAGACCGCGGCCCGGGCCGTCGCCAAAGCGGTCGCGGCCGATCGCCCCCTGGACGAGGTGGAGCAGTCGGTCGTGGACGCCTGTGACCGAATGGCCACCGTCCCGCCGCAGTTGACGCAGGAGCACGCGAAGTAG
- a CDS encoding zf-TFIIB domain-containing protein translates to MQCPKCHAPMHTYNRNGVQIEQCSGCRGIFLDYGELESLTRLEAQWSQPAPPPPPAPQAYPAPPAPAWGAPHGGHGHHGHHGHHRQKSFGHMLFSS, encoded by the coding sequence ATGCAGTGTCCGAAGTGCCATGCGCCGATGCACACGTACAACCGCAACGGTGTCCAGATCGAGCAGTGCAGCGGCTGCCGCGGGATCTTTCTCGACTACGGCGAGCTGGAGTCGCTGACGCGCCTGGAGGCCCAGTGGTCCCAGCCGGCGCCGCCGCCTCCGCCGGCCCCGCAGGCCTACCCCGCCCCACCGGCCCCCGCCTGGGGCGCCCCGCACGGCGGCCACGGACACCATGGCCACCACGGTCACCACCGACAGAAGAGCTTCGGCCACATGCTGTTCTCGTCCTGA
- a CDS encoding chorismate-binding protein, with product MLDLPPLARFGARVATGLLDVTDDPEALESSGFWAVCADFEGRLTCARFRDVRQAAVSAPVPGAWPGPAAGDWTSSLDRAAYTAAVGRIRQHIAAGEVYQANLCRVLSAPVAPGADVDALTALLARGNPAPYAGTIRLPGHGVEIATASPELFLRRDGRFVESGPIKGTGRTEADLLEKDYAENVMIVDLVRNDIGRVCATGSVTVPELCAVEKHPGLVHLVSTVRGELAEGTGWAELLAAAFPPGSVTGAPKSSALRIIDALESAPRGPYCGGIGWVDADRQTGELAVGIRTFWIDRADGMLRFGTGAGITWGSDPEGEWRETELKAARLLAIASGAYEVSGEDLT from the coding sequence GTGCTCGACCTCCCGCCCCTCGCCCGTTTCGGCGCCCGTGTCGCCACCGGGCTCCTCGATGTCACCGACGATCCCGAAGCCCTGGAATCCAGCGGTTTCTGGGCCGTCTGCGCCGACTTCGAGGGCCGTCTGACCTGCGCACGCTTCCGGGATGTACGGCAGGCGGCCGTGTCCGCCCCCGTGCCCGGCGCGTGGCCGGGCCCGGCGGCGGGCGACTGGACGTCGTCGCTCGACCGCGCCGCGTACACGGCGGCGGTAGGGCGGATCCGGCAGCACATCGCGGCCGGCGAGGTCTACCAGGCGAACCTGTGCCGGGTGCTGTCCGCGCCCGTCGCGCCCGGCGCCGACGTCGACGCCCTCACCGCGCTGCTGGCCCGCGGCAACCCGGCACCGTACGCAGGAACGATCCGCCTGCCCGGTCACGGTGTGGAGATCGCCACCGCGTCCCCCGAACTGTTCCTGCGGCGCGACGGACGCTTCGTCGAGTCGGGGCCGATCAAGGGCACCGGCCGCACCGAGGCGGACCTGCTGGAGAAGGACTACGCCGAGAACGTCATGATCGTGGACCTGGTCCGCAACGACATCGGCCGGGTCTGCGCCACCGGCAGTGTGACGGTGCCCGAGCTGTGTGCCGTCGAGAAGCATCCGGGGCTGGTCCATCTCGTGTCGACGGTCCGTGGCGAGCTGGCGGAGGGGACCGGCTGGGCCGAACTGCTCGCCGCCGCCTTCCCGCCCGGCTCCGTCACCGGCGCGCCCAAGTCGAGCGCGCTGCGGATCATCGACGCGCTGGAGTCGGCGCCCAGAGGGCCGTACTGCGGAGGGATCGGATGGGTCGACGCCGACCGGCAGACCGGTGAGCTGGCCGTCGGCATCCGTACCTTCTGGATCGACCGGGCCGACGGCATGCTGCGCTTCGGCACCGGCGCCGGCATCACCTGGGGTTCGGATCCCGAGGGGGAGTGGCGGGAGACCGAGCTGAAGGCGGCCCGGCTGCTCGCGATAGCGTCGGGAGCGTATGAGGTGAGTGGAGAGGACCTGACGTGA
- a CDS encoding aminotransferase class IV: MKIWLDGGLQDIESARVSVFDHGLTVGDGIFETVKAVDGRPFALTRHLDRLTRSARGLGLPDPDHDEVRHACAAVLKANPVSLGRLRITYTGGHGPLGSDRGQHGPTLVVALGETTRRPDSTAVITVPWTRNERGALTGLKTTSYAENVVALARAREQGASEALFGNTVGQLCEGTGSNVFVVLDGEIHTPPLASGCLAGITRALAIEWTGAGETDLPLDVLERADEVFLTSTLRDVQAVHRIDDRELPGAPGPVTAKAMRIFEERSGDDLDP; this comes from the coding sequence GTGAAGATCTGGCTCGACGGCGGCTTGCAGGACATCGAGTCCGCCCGCGTCTCCGTCTTCGACCACGGGCTGACCGTGGGCGACGGCATCTTCGAGACGGTGAAGGCCGTGGACGGCCGGCCGTTCGCGCTCACTCGGCACCTCGACCGGCTGACCCGGTCGGCGCGCGGCCTCGGACTGCCCGACCCTGACCACGACGAGGTGCGCCACGCCTGTGCCGCCGTCCTGAAGGCCAACCCCGTGTCGCTCGGCCGCCTGCGCATCACCTACACCGGCGGCCACGGCCCGCTCGGCTCCGACCGCGGCCAGCACGGCCCGACCCTCGTCGTCGCCCTCGGCGAGACGACCCGCCGCCCCGACTCCACCGCCGTGATCACGGTTCCCTGGACGCGCAACGAGCGGGGCGCGCTCACCGGCCTGAAGACCACCTCGTACGCCGAGAACGTCGTCGCCCTCGCCCGCGCCCGCGAACAGGGCGCCTCCGAGGCCCTGTTCGGTAACACGGTGGGACAGCTCTGCGAGGGCACCGGGTCCAACGTCTTCGTCGTCCTCGACGGTGAGATCCACACTCCGCCGCTCGCCTCGGGCTGCCTCGCGGGCATCACGCGCGCGCTGGCCATCGAATGGACCGGCGCCGGGGAGACGGATCTGCCACTGGACGTCCTGGAGCGGGCCGACGAGGTCTTCCTGACGTCCACCCTCCGGGACGTGCAGGCCGTGCACCGGATCGACGACCGCGAGCTGCCCGGCGCGCCCGGCCCGGTGACCGCCAAGGCCATGCGGATCTTCGAGGAGCGGTCCGGGGACGACCTCGACCCCTGA